A single window of Streptomyces aquilus DNA harbors:
- a CDS encoding FadR/GntR family transcriptional regulator: protein MNDTPAVPAVVNGADERRDYRPGYEIVAERILEFIAESRLVPGDRMPTENDLAQQLDTSRAVVREAVKILSALGRVRAHKGRGLFVADDEGMLITSRWGGFFRPVDLDHVLMLFEFRRVQEMAAARLAATRATPAELRAIEVAMQQCRHGYVHGDVDVFNQADDDFHAALAAASHNTFLGSAVRDARRLQRQSSAIGIHDSFNEGTAAAVEEHEAIYRAIRDGRPDEAAEATAVHLDRTLEDYRREIQRRLFG from the coding sequence ATGAACGACACGCCCGCCGTGCCAGCAGTGGTGAACGGCGCGGACGAGCGGCGCGACTACCGGCCCGGATACGAGATCGTGGCGGAGCGGATCCTCGAGTTCATCGCGGAGTCGCGCCTGGTCCCCGGCGACCGGATGCCCACGGAGAACGACCTGGCCCAGCAGCTGGACACCAGTCGAGCGGTGGTCCGCGAAGCGGTGAAGATCCTCTCGGCGCTCGGCCGGGTCCGGGCGCACAAGGGACGCGGACTGTTCGTCGCGGACGACGAGGGCATGCTGATCACCAGCCGCTGGGGCGGCTTCTTCCGGCCCGTCGACCTCGACCACGTGCTCATGCTGTTCGAGTTCCGCAGGGTGCAGGAGATGGCCGCCGCCAGACTCGCGGCCACCCGGGCCACGCCCGCCGAACTGCGCGCCATCGAGGTCGCCATGCAGCAGTGCCGGCACGGGTACGTCCATGGTGACGTCGACGTCTTCAACCAGGCCGACGACGACTTCCACGCGGCGCTGGCCGCGGCCTCCCACAACACCTTCCTCGGCAGCGCGGTGCGCGACGCCCGCCGGCTCCAGCGCCAGTCCAGCGCGATCGGCATTCACGACAGCTTCAATGAGGGGACCGCGGCGGCGGTGGAGGAGCACGAGGCGATCTACCGGGCCATTCGCGACGGCCGGCCGGACGAGGCCGCGGAGGCCACGGCCGTCCACCTCGACCGGACCCTGGAGGACTACCGGCGGGAGATCCAGCGGCGCCTGTTCGGCTGA